In Candidatus Devosia phytovorans, the DNA window ACCGCGTGCCCAAGCAGCTTTCGGGCGGGCAGCGCCAGCGCGTCGCGATCGGTCGCGCCATCGTGCGGCATCCGGAAGTCTTCCTGTTCGACGAGCCGCTGTCCAATCTCGATGCCGAATTGCGCGTTCACATGCGCATCGAGATCGCCCGGCTGCACAAGGAACTCTCGACCACCATCATCTATGTGACGCACGACCAGGTGGAGGCCATGACGCTGGCCGACAAGATCGTCGTGCTGCGCGAAGGTGTGGTGGAACAGGTCGGCCGGCCACTCGATCTTTATGACGATCCGGCCAATCAGTTCGTGGCTGGCTTCATCGGCTCGCCCAAGATGAACTTTCTGCCTGGGACGATTTCGGCCAAGACTGGCGGCACCACGGTCGAGCTGACCGGCCTGCCGAATGCGAAAATCACCCTGCCGATCCAGGCGGGTTCGGTTGGCGACAAAGTCATCGTCGGCGTGCGGGCGGAGCATTTTGGCGAGGCCGGCGAAGGCGGCGTCGACATCGCGCTCGATGTGGATGTGGCCGAACACCTGGGCTCGACCAGCTACCTCTATGCCCATGCGGGCGGCGAGCGCCTTGTCATCGAACGCGAGGAATCGCGCCAGCAGATCAACCAGGACAGCGTGACGGTCTCGATC includes these proteins:
- the ugpC gene encoding sn-glycerol-3-phosphate ABC transporter ATP-binding protein UgpC, whose protein sequence is MASLELRDVRKTFGSLEVIKGVSLDIADKEFVVFVGPSGCGKSTLLRMIAGLEQISSGDLVIGSQRMNEVDPSQRGIAMVFQTYALYPHMTVRENMGFALKFAGKSKDEIARQVEEAARILELGPLLDRVPKQLSGGQRQRVAIGRAIVRHPEVFLFDEPLSNLDAELRVHMRIEIARLHKELSTTIIYVTHDQVEAMTLADKIVVLREGVVEQVGRPLDLYDDPANQFVAGFIGSPKMNFLPGTISAKTGGTTVELTGLPNAKITLPIQAGSVGDKVIVGVRAEHFGEAGEGGVDIALDVDVAEHLGSTSYLYAHAGGERLVIEREESRQQINQDSVTVSIDPRRAYLFDSSGQRLR